From the Kitasatospora viridis genome, one window contains:
- a CDS encoding toxin glutamine deamidase domain-containing protein: protein MGAKQDAEKVVRKITGMWWPDADEDGLRAAAKAWDALADAIDDVCGKANKEALGVAQNNTGKAVDAFEAFWGQYYKDGKGWLKDASDACRSMSKAFTEYADQVKKAKGKLEEEIALVGGVLVAGAVLAWFTAGLSEAAAASASASIVAAATALGVTVTEAVAEIASTVLVGAVFGAVESATVDLAVAQPIKMGFGDQNGISVTEVLDSAGTGALTGGAMGGASSGANVAVRAAGEAGSPALTDALSVLSDQMNTLGGRALIGGGMSAGQDYVFDDGKVKLMDVLSGAAGGMAGPRAPMERPTGLDAVRGPLLNGKPGGLRPIPDLYQQNLESALPRNPDGSFQVHPDPTTGWVSQQNGPGIFYPGRANNCADATRAFLETWYGNPRVAAGRTLDLGPDGRLDPAAPENNSVRNQSRWAGVPETVAGWNTDGYNRVARDLLAGGHGSSAAVGVFWPDGGGHAFAAVNYQGTIYWVDPQGNIVSNLPIHPGAGQVNYIPLGPDRKPLAHPEPR from the coding sequence GTGGGCGCCAAGCAGGACGCGGAGAAGGTCGTCCGCAAGATCACCGGCATGTGGTGGCCGGACGCCGACGAGGACGGCCTGCGGGCCGCCGCGAAGGCCTGGGACGCGCTCGCCGACGCCATCGACGACGTCTGCGGAAAGGCCAACAAGGAGGCCCTGGGGGTCGCGCAGAACAACACGGGGAAGGCGGTCGACGCCTTCGAGGCCTTCTGGGGGCAGTACTACAAGGACGGCAAGGGCTGGTTGAAGGACGCGTCCGACGCCTGCCGGTCGATGTCCAAGGCGTTCACCGAGTACGCGGACCAGGTGAAGAAGGCCAAGGGCAAGCTCGAAGAGGAGATCGCCCTGGTCGGTGGCGTGCTGGTCGCCGGCGCCGTGCTGGCCTGGTTCACCGCGGGCTTGTCGGAGGCAGCCGCCGCGTCCGCCTCCGCCTCCATCGTGGCGGCGGCGACCGCGCTCGGTGTCACCGTCACGGAGGCGGTCGCCGAGATCGCCTCCACCGTGCTGGTCGGCGCGGTGTTCGGCGCGGTCGAGTCCGCCACCGTGGACCTGGCGGTCGCCCAGCCGATCAAGATGGGCTTCGGGGACCAGAACGGCATCAGCGTCACCGAGGTACTGGACTCGGCCGGTACCGGTGCGCTGACCGGCGGCGCGATGGGCGGGGCGTCCTCCGGGGCGAACGTCGCCGTCCGGGCAGCGGGGGAGGCCGGCTCGCCCGCGCTGACCGATGCGCTGAGCGTGCTCTCGGACCAGATGAACACGCTCGGCGGGCGAGCCCTGATCGGCGGCGGGATGTCGGCCGGGCAGGACTACGTGTTCGACGACGGCAAGGTCAAGCTCATGGACGTCCTGTCCGGCGCGGCCGGCGGCATGGCCGGGCCGCGGGCGCCGATGGAGCGGCCGACCGGCCTGGACGCGGTGCGGGGGCCACTTCTCAACGGCAAACCTGGAGGGCTCCGGCCGATCCCCGACCTCTACCAGCAGAACCTGGAGAGCGCCCTGCCGCGGAACCCGGACGGGTCGTTCCAGGTGCACCCGGACCCGACCACGGGATGGGTGTCGCAGCAGAACGGTCCGGGGATCTTCTACCCGGGCCGGGCGAACAACTGCGCCGACGCCACCCGGGCGTTCCTGGAGACCTGGTACGGGAACCCGCGAGTGGCGGCCGGTCGGACCCTCGACCTCGGGCCCGACGGGAGGCTGGACCCGGCCGCCCCGGAGAACAACTCGGTCCGGAACCAGTCCCGTTGGGCCGGTGTCCCGGAGACCGTCGCCGGGTGGAACACGGACGGCTACAACCGGGTCGCCCGGGACCTGCTGGCCGGCGGGCACGGTTCGTCGGCAGCGGTGGGGGTCTTCTGGCCGGACGGCGGCGGGCATGCCTTTGCCGCCGTCAACTACCAGGGCACGATCTACTGGGTCGATCCCCAGGGCAACATAGTCAGCAACCTGCCCATCCACCCGGGGGCCGGGCAGGTCAACTACATCCCGCTGGGGCCTGACCGCAAACCGCTCGCTCATCCCGAGCCGCGCTGA
- a CDS encoding WXG100 family type VII secretion target, with product MGNQPAQPDISIHPDEVLAAAPTFTTQSQRLDSAITNLTSALQGLGSPWGADDPGKKFGAAYTPQRDQLLKSLGVLVKGLASVHLGLEAMAGNHQGNDTAVAATLAGSGSADDSEKARE from the coding sequence ATGGGGAACCAGCCTGCACAACCGGACATCTCGATCCACCCGGACGAGGTGCTCGCGGCCGCACCGACGTTCACGACACAGAGCCAGCGCCTCGACTCCGCGATCACCAACCTGACGAGCGCCCTGCAGGGGCTGGGCTCGCCCTGGGGAGCGGATGACCCGGGGAAGAAGTTCGGGGCGGCGTACACACCGCAGCGCGACCAACTCCTCAAGTCGCTCGGGGTGTTGGTCAAGGGGTTGGCCAGCGTCCACCTCGGACTTGAGGCGATGGCCGGCAACCACCAGGGCAACGACACCGCCGTGGCGGCCACGCTCGCCGGCAGCGGGTCGGCGGACGACTCCGAGAAGGCGCGCGAGTAG
- a CDS encoding S53 family peptidase: protein MRRSTRHLSVSTLAATALVAGTIITGTAPAMAANALPKPVPASFGHKLAGPYPTPYSVADCQTLLNRSCYGPTQLEKAYDEQPLFDRGINGAGRTIVIVDSFGSPTIQNDLDVYSQHYGIPSANVQVVKWGNVPTFDPNDPDMTGWAEETTIDVDMAHAMAPGAKIVLVETGVSETTGVTGFPEMMSAEDSLIKQGVGDVISQSFGSTENDFAGFDQGDYSSLLNLRYAFKDAQAHGVSVLASSGDSGVTDAENDGSTNFPYPVTSWPPSDPLVTGVGGTSVHLDANGNRLSPDTVWDDPAPNDHGASGGGKSKVFPRPLFQTGVQNVVGNTRGVPDVSMLGDPLTGVWTYNSYGPQDNGWELWGGTSVACPIFSGVVALADQQAGHRLGNLNYALYGLSALQQAGLPGTGLTDIVGGSNTYGGVQGWPVTPGYDLATGVGTVDVAKFVPAIAALG from the coding sequence ATGCGACGTTCCACCCGTCACCTCTCCGTGTCGACGCTGGCCGCCACCGCGCTGGTCGCCGGCACGATCATCACCGGAACGGCGCCCGCCATGGCGGCGAACGCACTGCCGAAGCCGGTGCCGGCCTCGTTCGGGCACAAGCTGGCCGGGCCGTACCCGACGCCGTACAGCGTGGCCGACTGCCAGACCCTGTTGAACCGTTCCTGCTACGGGCCGACCCAGTTGGAGAAGGCCTACGACGAGCAGCCGCTCTTCGACCGCGGGATCAACGGCGCGGGGCGCACCATCGTGATCGTCGACTCGTTCGGCTCGCCGACCATCCAGAACGACCTGGACGTCTACAGCCAGCACTACGGGATCCCCAGCGCCAACGTGCAGGTGGTCAAGTGGGGCAACGTGCCGACCTTCGACCCGAACGACCCGGACATGACCGGGTGGGCCGAGGAGACCACCATCGACGTCGACATGGCGCACGCGATGGCCCCCGGCGCCAAGATCGTGCTGGTCGAGACCGGCGTCTCGGAGACCACCGGCGTCACCGGGTTCCCGGAGATGATGAGCGCCGAGGACTCGCTGATCAAGCAGGGCGTCGGCGACGTGATCTCGCAGAGCTTCGGCTCCACCGAGAACGACTTCGCCGGCTTCGACCAGGGCGACTACTCCAGCCTGCTCAACCTGCGCTACGCCTTCAAGGACGCGCAGGCGCACGGCGTCTCGGTACTGGCCTCCTCGGGCGACAGCGGGGTGACCGACGCGGAGAACGACGGCTCCACCAACTTCCCGTACCCGGTGACCTCCTGGCCGCCGTCCGACCCGCTGGTGACCGGCGTCGGCGGCACCTCGGTGCACCTGGACGCCAACGGGAACCGGCTCTCCCCCGACACGGTCTGGGACGACCCGGCGCCGAACGACCACGGCGCCTCCGGCGGCGGCAAGTCGAAGGTCTTCCCGCGCCCGCTCTTCCAGACCGGTGTGCAGAACGTGGTGGGCAACACCCGCGGCGTGCCGGACGTCAGCATGCTGGGCGACCCGCTGACCGGCGTCTGGACCTACAACAGCTACGGCCCGCAGGACAACGGCTGGGAGCTGTGGGGCGGCACCAGCGTGGCCTGCCCGATCTTCTCGGGCGTGGTGGCGCTCGCCGACCAGCAGGCCGGGCACCGGCTGGGCAACCTGAACTACGCCCTGTACGGCCTGAGCGCCCTGCAGCAGGCCGGCCTGCCGGGCACCGGCCTGACCGACATCGTCGGCGGCAGCAACACCTACGGCGGCGTCCAGGGCTGGCCGGTGACCCCCGGCTACGACCTGGCGACCGGCGTCGGCACGGTCGACGTGGCCAAGTTCGTCCCGGCGATCGCCGCACTGGGCTGA